One window of the bacterium genome contains the following:
- a CDS encoding respiratory nitrate reductase subunit gamma, with protein MNPLTVFYTIFTYIAIAIFILGFLTKIWKYGATPSPLKIPTTPAPTTAFGAGIRVACEALFFRSLFKGNKFIWLGGAVLHASLLVILISHTRYFIHPVPECLMYFQVFFQNIGHYAGYILLLAIGYLGLRRIFIDQTAYISILADYFILALIFCIGASGVLLKYITRPDLVSVKAFTLGLISFKPEAVPTNPIFLIHLTLILILLIYFPFSKLMHAGGIFFSPTRHQVDNSREKRHVNPWD; from the coding sequence GTGAATCCTTTAACGGTATTTTATACTATCTTTACTTACATAGCTATAGCTATTTTTATTCTTGGTTTCCTGACTAAGATTTGGAAATATGGAGCAACCCCATCCCCACTTAAAATTCCTACTACTCCAGCCCCTACCACTGCCTTTGGAGCGGGCATTCGTGTCGCTTGCGAGGCATTATTCTTCCGCAGTTTGTTCAAAGGCAATAAATTTATCTGGCTTGGTGGTGCTGTTCTTCATGCATCACTGCTTGTGATTTTAATCAGTCATACCAGATATTTTATCCATCCTGTGCCGGAGTGCCTGATGTATTTTCAGGTATTCTTCCAAAATATAGGACATTATGCCGGCTATATCCTCCTTTTGGCTATTGGGTATCTTGGACTACGAAGGATATTTATCGACCAAACAGCCTACATATCTATCTTAGCGGATTATTTTATCCTGGCACTTATATTTTGCATTGGCGCCAGTGGTGTTTTGCTTAAATATATCACCCGACCTGATTTGGTTAGTGTCAAGGCATTTACATTAGGCTTGATTTCCTTCAAGCCTGAGGCAGTGCCGACAAACCCAATATTTTTGATACATCTTACATTGATATTGATTTTGCTTATCTATTTTCCGTTTAGCAAATTAATGCATGCCGGTGGAATATTCTTTAGCCCAACCAGACATCAGGTAGATAATTCAAGGGAAAAACGGCATGTGAATCCGTGGGATTGA
- a CDS encoding hydrogenase iron-sulfur subunit, with product MKNSEPKIIGFLCNWCAYAGADMAGVSRIQYPPYLRVIRVMCSGRIDPVFIFRAFKSKADGVLVLGCHPGDCHYQNGNCQAEKKMHFVEKVLKQCSIEHERFMLDWVSAAEGARFAEVVSGFTQRIQDLPPLAERNDLEEKMNIALMVARKERLRWLIGKVYDLAKLAVKMNTVSF from the coding sequence ATTAAAAACTCTGAACCTAAAATAATCGGTTTTTTATGTAATTGGTGTGCCTATGCTGGTGCAGACATGGCTGGGGTTTCTCGTATCCAATATCCACCATATCTGAGGGTAATCAGGGTGATGTGTTCAGGTCGAATTGATCCTGTCTTTATCTTTCGGGCATTTAAGTCCAAGGCTGATGGGGTGCTTGTTCTAGGCTGTCATCCGGGTGACTGCCACTATCAAAACGGTAATTGTCAGGCAGAAAAGAAGATGCATTTTGTGGAAAAGGTGCTTAAGCAATGCAGCATTGAGCATGAACGATTTATGCTTGATTGGGTCTCTGCCGCAGAAGGGGCACGATTTGCTGAGGTGGTCTCTGGATTTACGCAACGGATTCAGGATTTACCACCACTGGCAGAGAGGAATGACCTTGAGGAAAAGATGAATATTGCCTTAATGGTAGCCCGGAAAGAAAGGCTGCGATGGCTTATCGGTAAGGTCTATGACCTGGCAAAATTAGCCGTAAAAATGAATACAGTGTCTTTCTGA
- a CDS encoding HEPN domain-containing protein, with product MKNRKLAEMFLCKAIQDMIVLEKWRQDPDIAEEILGFHAQQTAEKMLKAVLAYQGIEVPFTHRLTDLIDLGKKHGIILPEKLEDIRFLTPFAVEFRYDIYQEEEEPVDFDGIFVLLIELHKWVNTIICEGKEVSKSNLDYGIQLTNMEEKKKTVE from the coding sequence ATGAAAAATCGTAAACTTGCAGAAATGTTTTTGTGTAAGGCTATTCAAGATATGATTGTTCTTGAAAAATGGCGGCAAGACCCAGACATTGCTGAAGAAATCTTAGGTTTTCATGCTCAGCAAACGGCTGAGAAGATGCTTAAAGCAGTCTTAGCCTATCAGGGGATTGAAGTTCCATTTACTCATCGATTGACAGACTTGATAGACTTGGGTAAAAAACATGGTATTATTTTACCAGAAAAATTAGAAGATATTCGTTTTTTGACTCCTTTTGCTGTTGAATTTCGTTATGATATTTATCAAGAGGAGGAAGAACCTGTTGATTTTGATGGAATCTTCGTATTGCTTATAGAATTGCATAAGTGGGTAAATACAATTATTTGCGAAGGTAAAGAAGTATCGAAATCAAACCTTGATTACGGAATTCAGTTGACAAATATGGAAGAAAAGAAAAAGACGGTGGAGTGA
- the cobB gene encoding hydrogenobyrinic acid a,c-diamide synthase (glutamine-hydrolyzing), whose amino-acid sequence MRIIISAPGRSSGKTTISIGLCAALKEQGLKVAPFKKGPDYIDPMWLTAAAKTQCHNLDFFMMGEEKLIEVFQLAGQDADLSVIEGNMGFYDGLDREGKDSTSYLSKLLKAPAILVIDASRMTRGIAPLLLGYQQFEPDNLIRGIILNKVAGTRHEEKLKSAITQYCDVEVLGVLPKLDEIEIKERHLGLMPLKEDFRLMPIIESLANAVKRYVDLDAVLKLSASAVRQSSPFLPELEQNGIHPLTPASGGYFSSPTVRLGIARDTAFTFYYPENLVALQQAGAELIPFNTLTDSRLPEVDGLYFGGGFPEMFIETLSENRILRQEIQTAIEQGMPVYAECGGLMYLAKSISYNGTTKEMVGALPCDVKVYEKPQGHGYVTLEQTGKSNWFCFDGEIPGHEFHYSQIINPQGLDFAFRVIRGKGIDGSHDGIIYKNVIAGYTHLHSVGVPQWASQFVAFIQRCVKKRKVY is encoded by the coding sequence ATGAGAATCATTATCTCTGCCCCAGGGAGAAGTTCGGGTAAGACAACCATCTCCATAGGGTTATGTGCCGCACTAAAAGAACAAGGTTTGAAGGTGGCGCCCTTTAAAAAAGGGCCTGATTATATCGACCCGATGTGGTTGACTGCGGCTGCCAAGACCCAATGCCATAATTTAGATTTCTTTATGATGGGTGAGGAAAAACTCATTGAGGTTTTTCAATTAGCCGGTCAGGATGCTGATTTGAGCGTTATAGAAGGAAATATGGGCTTCTATGATGGCTTGGACAGGGAAGGCAAGGACAGCACCTCATATCTATCTAAACTATTGAAAGCACCTGCTATCTTAGTTATAGATGCAAGTCGAATGACACGAGGGATAGCACCCCTTTTGCTTGGTTATCAACAATTTGAGCCGGATAATTTAATCAGAGGCATTATATTAAATAAGGTTGCCGGCACACGGCATGAAGAAAAGCTAAAATCCGCTATTACTCAATACTGCGATGTAGAGGTATTGGGTGTTTTACCAAAATTAGATGAGATTGAGATTAAAGAACGGCATTTAGGATTAATGCCCCTAAAAGAGGATTTCCGGTTAATGCCGATAATTGAATCTCTCGCTAATGCCGTGAAAAGATATGTAGATTTAGATGCGGTGCTGAAACTATCTGCATCAGCAGTGAGGCAATCCTCCCCTTTTTTGCCTGAATTAGAACAGAACGGAATCCACCCCCTAACCCCCGCCAGCGGGGGATATTTCTCTTCCCCAACCGTGCGACTTGGAATAGCCAGGGACACGGCATTTACCTTTTACTATCCTGAGAACTTAGTTGCACTTCAGCAGGCAGGAGCAGAACTTATACCGTTTAATACCTTGACGGATAGTCGGTTACCGGAGGTGGACGGTTTATACTTTGGCGGTGGTTTCCCGGAGATGTTTATAGAAACCCTGTCAGAAAATAGAATTCTGCGGCAGGAGATTCAAACCGCAATAGAACAAGGTATGCCTGTTTATGCTGAATGCGGTGGTTTGATGTATTTAGCCAAAAGTATATCCTACAACGGGACAACTAAAGAGATGGTTGGTGCTCTACCCTGTGATGTCAAGGTCTATGAAAAACCACAAGGACATGGTTATGTAACTTTGGAACAAACAGGTAAGTCTAACTGGTTTTGCTTTGATGGAGAAATCCCCGGACATGAATTCCACTATTCACAAATTATTAATCCACAGGGGTTGGATTTTGCTTTCAGGGTTATTCGTGGCAAAGGTATAGATGGTTCTCACGATGGAATTATCTATAAAAATGTTATCGCCGGCTATACCCATTTACACAGTGTTGGTGTTCCTCAGTGGGCATCCCAATTTGTTGCCTTTATTCAAAGGTGTGTGAAAAAGAGGAAGGTTTATTAA
- a CDS encoding TusE/DsrC/DsvC family sulfur relay protein has product MEGFELKGKFYETDEEGYLLNLDDWNEEIALEIAKTEDIEMDEKQWEVVNFLKSYYKEYQIAPMIKILIKEMAKMFGPEKGNNKYLYELFPAGPAKQACKIAGLPKPTGCV; this is encoded by the coding sequence ATGGAAGGATTTGAATTAAAGGGGAAATTTTATGAGACAGACGAAGAGGGGTATCTTCTGAATCTTGATGATTGGAACGAAGAGATAGCTCTGGAGATTGCCAAAACAGAAGATATTGAGATGGATGAGAAACAGTGGGAAGTAGTGAATTTCTTAAAGAGTTATTATAAAGAGTATCAGATTGCACCGATGATTAAGATTTTGATAAAAGAGATGGCAAAGATGTTTGGCCCTGAAAAAGGCAATAACAAATATCTTTATGAGCTTTTTCCTGCTGGACCAGCCAAGCAGGCATGTAAGATTGCAGGACTTCCTAAACCGACAGGTTGTGTATAA
- a CDS encoding CGGC domain-containing protein yields MTKVGIIACKLRWDMGCAKYSSHVSCFLACMNKKGRFEELDNPVIVAFCSCNGCPGKGRFEKAEVMKDLVQADVIMLASCCYKPPRCKHIDQSAKDIEEKLKIRVIKGTTTKEE; encoded by the coding sequence ATGACCAAGGTAGGTATTATTGCCTGCAAATTGCGTTGGGATATGGGCTGTGCAAAATATAGCTCACATGTTAGTTGTTTTCTTGCCTGTATGAACAAAAAGGGTAGATTTGAAGAGCTTGATAATCCGGTTATTGTTGCCTTTTGCTCCTGTAATGGCTGTCCGGGTAAGGGTAGGTTTGAGAAGGCAGAGGTGATGAAGGATTTAGTGCAGGCAGATGTGATTATGTTGGCTTCCTGTTGCTACAAGCCACCGAGATGTAAACATATTGACCAGAGTGCTAAGGATATTGAAGAAAAGCTAAAGATAAGGGTTATAAAAGGCACGACGACTAAGGAAGAGTAA
- a CDS encoding (Fe-S)-binding protein, whose protein sequence is MAKVEIEIPEITGRIEIPRIKEGAASGDKFRSYPCKEKDMAILGFPTQRVEDWRQKAIAKMGELLKKYKSLQVYLDTCVRCGSCADKCQFFLGTKDPKNMPVARQELLRKVYRRYFTPAGKMLGKLANAEDLTEDVLNEWYVYFYQCSQCRRCSVYCPYGIDTAEICMAAREIMDAIGVGQKYTTEVLGKVLTIGNNLGLQPNALKNTLEFVEEEIKEATGVDVRLPMDEEGAEILLVTPSADFFASPHIESLIGYAKVFHQAGISWTISSHAAEFGNFGMFIGNYSIMQKVSQRIADAVRNLKVKRLIVGECGHAWRVAYSFWNTLVGPFDTLDPKYPGPQHICEFTMDLINRGVLKIDKSANDEFSVTFHDSCNVARASRMGNCAGGQFEIPRALIKAVCNKYVDMAEETIKENTFCCGAGAGLLTDELMQVRVAGVMPRMQALKQVVDSHGVNFFALICAVCKAQFTAVFPKYGLPMEMVGGVHQLVSKAIQI, encoded by the coding sequence ATGGCGAAGGTAGAAATAGAAATTCCTGAAATTACAGGTAGAATCGAGATACCCAGGATTAAAGAAGGGGCGGCTTCCGGCGATAAGTTCAGAAGCTATCCATGCAAGGAAAAGGATATGGCTATCCTTGGCTTTCCAACTCAGCGGGTGGAGGATTGGAGGCAAAAGGCTATTGCCAAAATGGGTGAACTGCTAAAAAAGTATAAGTCCCTTCAGGTCTATTTAGACACTTGCGTCAGATGTGGTTCGTGTGCGGATAAATGCCAATTCTTCCTCGGTACCAAAGACCCAAAGAATATGCCGGTAGCCAGACAGGAGTTATTGAGGAAGGTCTATCGTAGATATTTTACCCCGGCAGGTAAGATGCTCGGTAAATTGGCTAATGCTGAGGATTTGACCGAGGATGTGCTGAATGAATGGTATGTCTATTTTTATCAGTGTTCCCAATGCCGAAGATGTTCTGTTTATTGCCCTTATGGTATAGATACCGCTGAGATTTGCATGGCGGCAAGGGAAATAATGGATGCCATAGGTGTCGGGCAGAAATATACCACAGAGGTTTTAGGCAAGGTTTTAACCATAGGCAATAATTTAGGGCTTCAGCCAAATGCTTTGAAGAATACCCTTGAATTTGTTGAGGAAGAGATAAAGGAAGCCACAGGTGTAGATGTTCGGCTGCCGATGGATGAGGAGGGAGCAGAGATACTTTTGGTTACCCCTTCTGCGGATTTCTTTGCCTCACCTCATATAGAATCATTAATTGGTTACGCCAAGGTCTTCCATCAGGCTGGAATAAGTTGGACAATAAGTTCCCATGCGGCTGAGTTTGGTAACTTTGGGATGTTTATCGGAAATTATAGTATTATGCAGAAGGTTTCCCAAAGAATTGCCGATGCAGTCCGCAATTTAAAGGTAAAACGACTTATTGTAGGTGAATGTGGTCATGCCTGGCGGGTTGCCTACAGCTTCTGGAATACATTGGTTGGTCCGTTTGATACCCTTGACCCAAAATATCCGGGACCACAACATATTTGTGAGTTCACTATGGATTTGATAAATCGTGGGGTGTTGAAGATTGATAAATCGGCAAATGACGAGTTCAGCGTAACATTCCATGATTCCTGTAATGTTGCCCGGGCATCCAGAATGGGTAATTGTGCAGGTGGTCAATTTGAAATCCCCAGGGCATTGATTAAAGCGGTTTGTAATAAATATGTGGATATGGCGGAGGAAACGATTAAAGAAAATACATTTTGCTGTGGGGCAGGTGCCGGCTTACTTACAGATGAACTTATGCAAGTGCGGGTAGCCGGGGTAATGCCCAGAATGCAAGCCTTAAAACAAGTGGTGGATAGCCACGGAGTAAATTTCTTCGCCCTTATTTGTGCTGTCTGTAAAGCCCAGTTCACCGCCGTATTCCCTAAATATGGCTTGCCAATGGAGATGGTTGGCGGTGTCCATCAACTTGTCTCAAAGGCTATACAGATCTGA